In the Burkholderia multivorans ATCC BAA-247 genome, TTCACAAGGCCGCCCGAAAAGCGGGAATCGTCGGCGCCGAGCTATGCCGCGCAGTGCGCGAGCTGGCGCGCGGTCAGGGCGTCGATCTCGGCGGCAACGTCTGGAAGAAGCGCCTCGACGGCAACCGTCGGCGCGCAATCGTGCTGGGCAGGATCGAGCAGGCGTGGGTGTTCGTGTTCCTGTTCGCGAAATGCGACCGGGACGACATCGACGAACGCGAACTGCGCGTCTTCAGACAGCTTGCGGTCGATTTCGGGCATCGCACCGACGGCGACCTCGCAACGCTGATCGCACTGGATGAGCTTGTGGAGATTTGCAATGGCTAAGAGTCGGTTCAAGAGCGACGCAACGGAGGCGATCCACAGCGCCGCGTCCGGTCTTTATCGCGCCAACCTGATCGACAAGAAGACGATGCGCGAATACGACGCGCTCTGCATCGAGGCCGCGCCGCAGTTCGCGCCGGAGGCGATTGCGCGCATCCGCAAATCGGTCAACGTCAGCCAGAGCGTGTTCGCGCTCTATCTGAACACGACGACGTCGACGATCCGCCAATGGGAACAGGGCGACAAGCGGCCGAGCGGCATCGCAGCGCGCATGCTGCAGATCGTCGAGAAGCACGGGCTCGAGGTGTTCTCCTGAGCACGC is a window encoding:
- a CDS encoding type II toxin-antitoxin system RelE/ParE family toxin — encoded protein: MPASVRRVFKTKWFHKAARKAGIVGAELCRAVRELARGQGVDLGGNVWKKRLDGNRRRAIVLGRIEQAWVFVFLFAKCDRDDIDERELRVFRQLAVDFGHRTDGDLATLIALDELVEICNG
- a CDS encoding helix-turn-helix domain-containing protein, with product MAKSRFKSDATEAIHSAASGLYRANLIDKKTMREYDALCIEAAPQFAPEAIARIRKSVNVSQSVFALYLNTTTSTIRQWEQGDKRPSGIAARMLQIVEKHGLEVFS